The DNA sequence ttaaaagtaattaaaagtagttaacatgatatatttaataacttttcacCACGTACGCATCAATGAACACATAATATAAAATCTTGTGAAATAAATTATCAgcaattaaaagttataaaaagtgCAACATTTAGGAATAATAAAAGATCGTAAAAATGCATTAAAAGTCATACTACGTATcacttaattaaataatgtttaagaaaaaactacttttattttggtttaagaATTTACTTAATTCTCCCCATTTTTTAACCTTATTGAAGAAGTGTTTTATGACCTGATCGACTtactaacaaaattattaaatcttTAGCGAGTTTAAGGAGTTCAGCACAATCATTTGTCgtgacaaattttataaatgaaaaatttaggCATAATATTTTACAGATTTCATTTATCATGAGAAAATCCATAGGTGTTAGTTCAGTTGAAATAGTTTTATGGTTTTGAGTATTGAATTGTCCAagatatcaaaatttcaaagcTTGAATTAGTCTTTCATGACAAATTTTGACTAAATAACTTATGTTTGCACCGTTATAATGGAAGTTAACAAGAGGATAAATTTGACACGAAATTGAAACTTAGAacaaattgatcttaaaaaaatactactcaTATATATTTTACCTCTTAGATCCCTAGATTCATTAATGTCAAAGGATGCAACTATCCACGATGTTTCTTGCATGAGCAAATCGGAGGCAAGGCAACGATCGTgtcaattttgaataaattatcaTAAGATTGCTGGAGAATTCATTAATTAAGCCGATCGAAGCAAGTAATGGAAAGTCCATAAATCTAGATGGCTGTAGATTTTTCTTCCGAAAATTTCTGGTCAATCTAAGAATATTCAGTACATTCTATTATACTTTgtcaatcatttaaaaataattcttaagcaaacataataaatacttttttttaataaagttccTGTATTTAATTTTGTCTTTCAGCCGCTGTTCTTAGACTGATCCATTCATTAAGATTAGTTTGTCtgcatataattaatttaagaataaattatcCATGCTAAATGCATGTCTATTAATTAAAGTCTTAATTtaatactagtattttttttaaccaatatatTTGACGCATTGGTGTaaactataaaattttattatgttgaaacaaccatctttttagtaaaataatttgcatttaatttcttttatgtataaaattttcCTGGCCAATAACAACCACACAAGTCAGCAAACAAAATTAGACACAGTAAGTTAGGGACATGATGTCTGATCCAGAACTAAAATActagtttgtttgttttttttttttgttgctattTTAAATTAGTTGACTTATTGACTTGTTGAATCTACACTCTACCGTTGGAGGGTGGTTCTCAAACTCATAACACAACTCTCTCACCATCAATTAAAGTTACCTTGCAATCTAAAGAGTGAAAACTGAAAGACAGCAACATTGTGTCCACCAAAGAGCCTCACAAAACCACCACCACCCCTCCTTCACCTGACTGAGACTGGTACCAACTTTGTTTGAAGGCTTTGAGATCACGTATAGTCCCAaacacaagaagaagaaaatgttcAAAGTGGTTACTAATGCCTCACAAAGGAACCAAAAtcacaacaaataaaataaaagaatgttcataattaaaaaatagatcaaTAGATAGATAGTTCATAGCTTGAGAATTGAGAAAGACAACTTTCCCTCCTCCACCAATAACCTCTTGAAAGACAAGACCATCTCACCAAACCTTAATTAAACGAACAAACCCAACCTAATActattatttgaaattaatttcaatgTCTCTCGTTGCTGTGATCATCCCTATATTTTTACCTctctttgcttcttcttttctcaGAGATTATTGCTATTATTATTCTGATATCaacctctttcttcttctctctccctCATGCAGCCTCTTCGAAGAAAAACTCCTCTATTCACCTCAGAAATGGGGACAATGAAGGGTCGCAAGAACAACAACCTCTCCATCTTCGTGGTGGTGTTCTCCATCTTCCTCTTTGGGCTCTTCATGTACAACGAGGATGTTAAGTCCATTGCTGAATTCCCATTCTCGAGTCCCAAAGCGCATGAGACACAAGAAGGAGGAGAACCTAATAAACATGTTGATTCTGTTCAAGACAGTGTTGTTGTTCAAAGGGAGAGTGAGAAGAAGGATGTGGAAGACACTGCCACGGTAAAAGTTTCTTCTAAGAGGAGTACTTCAAGGGCTCAGCTAGAGAAGAGTGGTGCTGAGGATGAGGATTCTGATGAGCGTGTTGATTTGAAAACTGTTgtggagaaggagaagaagattgAAATGCCACGTgcggaggaagaggaagaggtggaagaagaagaagaggaaaaagaagaagaagaagaagaggagaaaGTTGAGTTGCCACCAGAAGATTGTGACTTGTTCACTGGGGAGTGGGTTTTGGATAACGTGACACACCCTTTGTACAAAGAAGACAAGTGTGAGTTTCTCACTTCGCAAGTGACATGCATGAAGAATGGACGACCAGATTCTTTGTATCAGAATTGGAAGTGGAAGCCAAGAGATTGTTCTCTGCCAAAGTATGGATTAATTTCTGTTCTTttagtttccttttttatttatctctctATCTTAGTTTTTTTGAGTAAGTGTTCTTATTGGTTGTGTTTTTGTGATCGTGTTAAGGTTCAAACCGAAGCTTTTGTTTCAGAAGATTAGAGGGAAGAGGCTTATGTTTGTTGGAGATTCACTGAATAGGAACCAGTGGGAATCAATGGTTTGTATGGTCAATTCTGCGGTTCCTTCACATAACAAGACCTGGTACAAGACTGGTTCACTTGCTATCTTCAAAATCCAGGTTTGTAATtgactttctcctttttctCTTGTTGTTCAAGTAGGGGTATATATGCCTGAAACTATTACATGGTTAAGGACTACTGTGTCAATggttttaatcaatatttatgtTACATATAATcgagtttttaaatttataaaaattaattaataaaacttaattacatattaaattaagaTTGATATAACTTAAAGTAGTCCGAATCCTATAATAATTTCTTACATATatcagtttatttttataatcataaatcataataattcattatttttttccacaATGATTAACCACAAGCATAACATCGTATTAGATTGGTAAACTACTATTTTAACTTCAATTCATTTTTACCCTTGTGGGATAGAATCGGTGTAAAGCTGAAACTAGAATAATTGTGTGCATGATGGTGGTGGGCCACTGAATTTGATGACTAAATATAGgtgtttttttaatactaaGTTACCTACTTGTTCGGCCTTTGTCAGAAAGTTCTCACTTTGGAAGATTGTGCCAATCTCTTGGTAGTTAAGAAAGGACACGCTGTGTAGGGAGTATTCAATTACTAATATTGCTTAGGATACACTCCTGTTAAGTACTAGGTGGTTATGTTTATGTAGGAGCCGGAGCACGTTACCACGGTGGAATTCTATTGGGCACCATTCCTTGTAGAGTCAAATTCAGATGATCCAAACATGCACAGCATATTAAACCGTATAATCATGCCTGAATCAATAGAAAAACATGGAGTGAATTGGAAGGATGTGGACTACTTGATCTTTAACACCTACATATGGTGGATGAACACTTTCTCTATGAAAGTCCTGTAAGCACACGATTAACTCTatcccatttttttttcctttctttaatGTTTCGTGATTTTCAAGCAAATTCACGAGTTTGTGTAATTTTGGGGTGTGATGCAATAGACGAGGGTCATTTGATGAAGGATCCACGGAATATGATGAAGTTCCTCGGCCAATAGCATATGGGAGAGTCATTAACACATGGTCAAAATGGATAGATGACAACATTGACCCAAATCGAACCAAAGTTTTCTTCAGCAGCACGTCCCCTCTTCATATCAAGTAACTAATCACTActacatattaatttaatttatgccTTTTCATTTTTGAAGAATCCACAAGCATTGATTTCATAATATGAATAGTAATATAGACACAATGTATCttataaataaagacatttagatataataaaaatttaagtttttctcTATCTTTTAAGTGTTGCATcatattcaatataaaatttttaaatatcttcAATGATACAAAtgaattgtttttcaaaaatgttcatatacgacaaaaataaaaattgtatttaattaatttgatttgttagatatattattttttcctttaatatcatttttcatCGGTGAATTAGGTAAAAATAATCGATGAACGTCATATAAATACATGTTATTCATCGTTAATCTAGTTTTAAAATGTTCGGGTtcattccataaaaaaaaagtttgggtTCATATTCAGTAACTTGgaacatcattttgttattttgaaaaacttaccTACTAATCCATTTCAATGGTTAGTTGACACCAAACTATAACCCACTTGCAATCCTCCACAAACTTTCCATGAGTGTGAAAATACAACATATTTGTTGTGCCATTAGGTGGGACCATATATGGCATAAACTATTTAACAATATGATTGGTGTTTTCACTTTTGATAGTTTAGTTAGTTATCCCTTtaccacattttttttcttttctacaaAGTTTGTAGTTACCAACTTACCATGTGTACCTAATAAACTAAGCATACTTTTGAACATACTTAACATTAACATTTAAGCATATGATTTTGTAGGAGTGAGAATTGGAACAACCCAAATGGTATAAAATGTGCCAAGGAGATCACTCCGGTTCTCAACATGTCAACCCCATTGGATGTAGGGACAGATCGTCGCCTTTTTACAATTGCCAACAATGTGACTCAGTCAATGAAGGTGCCAGTGTACTTCATTAACATCACTTCTTTGTCAGAATTGAGAAAAGATGCACACACTTCTGTTTACACCATACGCCAAGGCAAAATGCTAACTCCAGAACAACAAGCTGATCCTACTACTTATGCCGATTGCATCCATTGGTGTTTACCAGGATTACCTGACACTTGGAACGAGTTCCTCTATACAAGGATCATCTCTCAATCTTGACCTACAACAAACAACCTATAGATATCTTCACACATACTTTTATTCTCTTTTCCCTCTTtccttaattgttattatttctcCTTTTACTTATGAAGAATGCTCTTTTTTCCTTGATTGCCTTAgcctttgtttcaatttttgtaatttttaacaattttttattgactttatttttctttttaggaaTTGGGCATTTTAccccttttttcctttgttaaGCCAATTTAGCCAAGCACGGAAGCACAGCAAGATCCTTAAATGTACAATGAATCTTTTCTCCTTgaatgaagagaaaataaagaacaaaggTTTTGTTTAGCTTGTTTTCATAGAATAATTGTCTCTACTTTCAGTTTCTAAATAGTTCCAAACCAAAACCTGCCTAATATCAATTTTACAACCCttttgtttataactttttaaggAAATAACTCCACAATTAcgtaataaaaacaatttatttagaaATTGTGTAAGAAttgctaataaaaataaaagtaattctACAATTCTTGTAATTTTAACAAGCACATATGAATAAATTAGTATATTACGGGCTACTGAATGACTTGTATAAGTTTGGATGCAAAATTCAATAGTTGAAATGCAATGATACCAAATTGATAGATaagaaacatgaaaaaaaagtcGAGTTGTTTGTACCGGCTATAGAAGCAACTAGTGTTCATCAGAATCATCACGACTTGCTTGTACTCGCCCAAAGCAGTTCCACGGACGCATGCATGGCTATACAAACAAGTAAACAAGAGATCAGCTGTATATACACATGTGTGCCCGGTTTCCAGGGACATACTCTCAAATCTCAATGCCAATTTGGTTTGTGGAACAGGAAAGTATGCGAAGGGATAAACTTGTATGAGCAAAAATGCTTTCACAGCTACACAGATGTGAAGACTGCTATACATTAGTGTTTGTAAAGTCAAAAGATTACAGCTGATATACAATCATGACAAACATCTATCTATCTCGCTGATCACGTGAATGTGAGTTCTTGGAAAAAACAGACGCAACAAGGGAACTGAAGATGACGACATAAGCTTATGTTTGACTCTATCAGCAGCTGTCCTAATTGCAGATGAAGATGGCACATCAAACCACTGAAGGAACCAAGAAAGAAGTATCGAACGTTTATCTTGGGATTCTCCATCAGGCCATTTTCCCAATTTCAAGTAGTTATGAAAATCATCCTTCAATTCCTGGGAACAATTTAAGAGCTCTTCTACCTGCTTCCGAAGTGAACCAACAAATGTTG is a window from the Glycine max cultivar Williams 82 chromosome 2, Glycine_max_v4.0, whole genome shotgun sequence genome containing:
- the LOC100785578 gene encoding protein ESKIMO 1 isoform X1, with protein sequence MQPLRRKTPLFTSEMGTMKGRKNNNLSIFVVVFSIFLFGLFMYNEDVKSIAEFPFSSPKAHETQEGGEPNKHVDSVQDSVVVQRESEKKDVEDTATVKVSSKRSTSRAQLEKSGAEDEDSDERVDLKTVVEKEKKIEMPRAEEEEEVEEEEEEKEEEEEEEKVELPPEDCDLFTGEWVLDNVTHPLYKEDKCEFLTSQVTCMKNGRPDSLYQNWKWKPRDCSLPKFKPKLLFQKIRGKRLMFVGDSLNRNQWESMVCMVNSAVPSHNKTWYKTGSLAIFKIQEPEHVTTVEFYWAPFLVESNSDDPNMHSILNRIIMPESIEKHGVNWKDVDYLIFNTYIWWMNTFSMKVLRGSFDEGSTEYDEVPRPIAYGRVINTWSKWIDDNIDPNRTKVFFSSTSPLHIKSENWNNPNGIKCAKEITPVLNMSTPLDVGTDRRLFTIANNVTQSMKVPVYFINITSLSELRKDAHTSVYTIRQGKMLTPEQQADPTTYADCIHWCLPGLPDTWNEFLYTRIISQS
- the LOC100785578 gene encoding protein ESKIMO 1 isoform X2 produces the protein MGTMKGRKNNNLSIFVVVFSIFLFGLFMYNEDVKSIAEFPFSSPKAHETQEGGEPNKHVDSVQDSVVVQRESEKKDVEDTATVKVSSKRSTSRAQLEKSGAEDEDSDERVDLKTVVEKEKKIEMPRAEEEEEVEEEEEEKEEEEEEEKVELPPEDCDLFTGEWVLDNVTHPLYKEDKCEFLTSQVTCMKNGRPDSLYQNWKWKPRDCSLPKFKPKLLFQKIRGKRLMFVGDSLNRNQWESMVCMVNSAVPSHNKTWYKTGSLAIFKIQEPEHVTTVEFYWAPFLVESNSDDPNMHSILNRIIMPESIEKHGVNWKDVDYLIFNTYIWWMNTFSMKVLRGSFDEGSTEYDEVPRPIAYGRVINTWSKWIDDNIDPNRTKVFFSSTSPLHIKSENWNNPNGIKCAKEITPVLNMSTPLDVGTDRRLFTIANNVTQSMKVPVYFINITSLSELRKDAHTSVYTIRQGKMLTPEQQADPTTYADCIHWCLPGLPDTWNEFLYTRIISQS